The nucleotide sequence CTGCGGATAGACGGCGTGGCCTGACCCAACAAGGCCGCCTCGCATGATCCACGGGAACCAGCCCTGGGCGCAGCCGCCGTGGATGGTCGCGCGAGGGCGACCCATGGCATTTGCAGGCTTTGTTATGAGTTTATCTGCAGCGGACGCGAGTGTGATTCATGTCGGCGCACGGCGGCTTCGCTCGTCGTGAACCGGGGACGAACGCTTCGGCATCCCGCCACCCGAGACTTCGCGTGATCCCTTCGGTGTAGGAGCCCGACTCCTTCGTAGCCTGAGGCCCGTCAGACGTGACCGTGGGCGTGAATCCCGACTGATGATCCACGGGGAACAGCGTGCTCACCCCCGTCTGCTCGGTCATATCCGTTGGGACCGCCAGGGGAGCGATTCTGCCCAAGCAAGTTGGGGAGCGCTGCATCACAAACACGAACAAATGGTGCGTGGCGGCGGACTTACTCAAATGTGTCCAATCATCTGCTCGACGTTGAGTGTCAACCGCAACCCCGGCCTCCCCTCGAGGAACGGCACCTTCTCATCCCCGAAGCTGCAGCGATCGCGTCCCGAGACGCAGTGCGGACCGATAACTCACCGCAGGTGGGGACTTCGGCGCTCGTCCCCGAACACCTGGGCTGCGCAGGTGAGTTCGAAGAGCGGTGCATGTCGGCCGTTCGCTTGGCCGAACTGGCACCCGTCCCAAACAAGGCGTCGTAGCACTGAACTTCGTTGCACACCGTGCCGCGACATCCCCGCACGTCAAGTCGTCCGTGGCATTGGCCCACACCTCCTCCTCCCGCCGATCAAGCCCCGGGAACCCCTCGGTAATCCACGCCGAGCACCGACTCATGGGTCGACGTCGTTCGCGGCGTCGACCCATTGGTGTTCACACCTTGTCCCCGACCGGGTTTGCGCGGTTCAGGCGAGGGCGGATCGGTTGAGCACGACGGGGAGGTGCTGGTGGCCGTTGGAGATGAGGCTGGGCAAGGGCCGGAGTTGTTCGGGGTCGACGCGCGAGGCGCATGCGGGGAAAACGGGTGAAGAGTGCATCGAGGGCGTCCTGCTGTCCCTCATCGTCGGGTGACCGGAAGTCAGCGCGGCCCGGGCATGTCTTTGCCCGACTCTGGGCGCCGTGTGGGGGGACGATGGAGACGAGGAGTGCTCCGGTTGTCGGCGAGGTGCGCGACAACCTCTCGGAGTCAAACGGTCACGGGCAGTGACTCGCCTGAAAGGGGGTGAACCGTGTGCCACGCGGCGGTCTGCGGGTCTACCTGGGCGCGGCCCCCGGCGTCGGCAAGACGTTCAACATGCTCGCCGAAGGCCAACGCCGCGCGTCCCGAGGCACCGACGTCGTCATCGGCTACATGGAGGACTACGGACGGCTGCCGACCCGGCGGATGGCCGACGGGCTGGAGACGATTCCCCGCAAAACCGTGACGTACCGCGGTATGAGCTTCGCCGAGATGGACCTCGACGCCGTCCTGGCCCGCGACCCCGGCCTCGCCCTCGTCGACGAACTCGCGCACACCGACGTCCCCGGCTGCCGCAACGAGAAGCGCTGGCAGGACGTCGAGGAACTTCTCGACGCGGGCATCGACGTCATGACCACCGTCAACATCCAGCACCTCGAATCCCTCAACGATGTCATCGAGCGGATCACCGGCGTTCGGCAGCGCGAGACCATTCCCGACGACGTCGTACGGCGCGCGGACCAGATCGAACTGGTCGACATGTCCGCCGAGGCGCTGCGGCGCCGCATGATCGACGGCAACGTCTATCCGCCCGACAAGATCGAACCGGCGCTCCACAGCTACTTCCGTAGCGGCAATCTGACCGCGCTGCGCGAACTCGCCATGCTGTGGGCCGCCGACCGCGTCGACGAGGCCTTGCTGCGGTACCGCGACAGCCACGGCATCCACCAGCCGTGGGCCGCCCGCGAGCGCGTCCTCGTGGCCCTGTCCGGCGGCCCCGAGGGCGACACATTGGTCCGGCGCGCCAAGCGCATCGCCGCGCGAGGCGCCGGCGGCGAGTTCCACGCGGTGCATGTCGAACCGCAGAGTGGTCTGGACGCGACACCGCCCGAACCCCTCGCGCACCAACGCGGCCTCGTGGAAGCCCTCGGCGGTACGTTCCACAGGGTCATCGGCGACGACCCGGCTCCCGCGGTCCTCGAACTGGCCCGCGA is from Yinghuangia sp. ASG 101 and encodes:
- a CDS encoding cytochrome P450, which encodes MHSSPVFPACASRVDPEQLRPLPSLISNGHQHLPVVLNRSALA
- a CDS encoding universal stress protein, with the translated sequence MPRGGLRVYLGAAPGVGKTFNMLAEGQRRASRGTDVVIGYMEDYGRLPTRRMADGLETIPRKTVTYRGMSFAEMDLDAVLARDPGLALVDELAHTDVPGCRNEKRWQDVEELLDAGIDVMTTVNIQHLESLNDVIERITGVRQRETIPDDVVRRADQIELVDMSAEALRRRMIDGNVYPPDKIEPALHSYFRSGNLTALRELAMLWAADRVDEALLRYRDSHGIHQPWAARERVLVALSGGPEGDTLVRRAKRIAARGAGGEFHAVHVEPQSGLDATPPEPLAHQRGLVEALGGTFHRVIGDDPAPAVLELARDLNATQIVVGATRRGRLKALFSHGVGEQIIHGSGDDIDVYVVTHAEAAYRKGR